The proteins below are encoded in one region of Knoellia sp. S7-12:
- a CDS encoding DUF5107 domain-containing protein → MSDEAPADMVERVSRGALASPLPYGVMSDYGRADDTLELPAIELGNGQLRVMVLPSLGGRIWSLLSEADAGGSEPRSRELVHRNSRLRWANFGLTDAWFAGGIEWNLGSTGHGTTSNRPMHAAILDTSLGPVVRLWEWERTRDLVLQVDLWLSGARLMASTRVLNPDPEPKPLYYWTNIAVPETPGTRVLVPAESAWRTDYTGVLDRVSIPFPDGAVDISRTSASRHAADYFYEVGDQEGALVTAVEPDGRGIGQTSTRELRGRKMFLWGHGNGGQRWQDWLGVPGSRYLEIQAGVCTTQLEHDLLDGHASRTWTEAFVPLALDPSVVSGDYTTAAYAARLAVHDAAPPAWLADQHSQWLRDVADVTPTQLIHVGSGWGQAELALRGAAALPGTPFPEVDDESLPFVRFASSPADGRDGPEVFDDMSSERPTLPVVSDRWLARFEECEARATGWWVPYTLATARHLRGDLEGARTAYARSVERQPTAVALRGLALISGDSGERAELYARALALTPEDRRLAVEWLVVLRDGGQPQDVVTAVAALPEAVRTHGRVQLHLAQALAMLGDDGAALDILEDLEVPDLAEGDQALSDLFSRLRPGEPIPARLDFRMTPEEGPE, encoded by the coding sequence GTGAGTGACGAGGCGCCCGCCGACATGGTGGAACGTGTTTCTCGCGGTGCCCTCGCGTCACCGCTCCCATATGGCGTGATGAGCGACTACGGCCGCGCCGACGACACCCTTGAGCTGCCGGCGATCGAACTGGGCAATGGCCAGCTCCGAGTCATGGTCCTCCCCTCGCTCGGCGGTCGGATCTGGTCGCTCCTCTCCGAGGCTGATGCAGGGGGTTCCGAGCCACGCAGTCGTGAGTTGGTGCACCGGAACTCAAGGCTGCGCTGGGCGAACTTCGGACTCACCGACGCGTGGTTCGCTGGCGGCATCGAGTGGAACCTCGGCTCGACCGGCCACGGCACCACCTCCAACCGGCCGATGCATGCCGCCATCCTCGACACGTCCCTCGGGCCGGTGGTGCGCCTGTGGGAGTGGGAGCGGACGCGCGACCTCGTCCTCCAGGTCGACCTCTGGCTCAGCGGTGCGCGGCTGATGGCCTCCACCCGCGTGCTCAATCCGGACCCCGAGCCCAAGCCCCTCTACTACTGGACCAACATCGCGGTTCCCGAGACGCCGGGGACACGGGTCCTCGTGCCCGCCGAGTCGGCGTGGCGCACCGACTACACCGGCGTGCTGGACCGGGTGTCGATCCCGTTCCCGGACGGCGCCGTTGACATCAGCCGGACCAGTGCCAGCCGCCATGCCGCTGACTATTTCTATGAGGTGGGGGACCAGGAGGGCGCCTTGGTCACCGCCGTCGAACCCGACGGTCGCGGCATCGGTCAGACGTCCACCCGGGAGCTACGCGGCCGCAAGATGTTTCTCTGGGGGCACGGCAACGGGGGCCAGCGCTGGCAGGACTGGCTCGGCGTTCCCGGCAGCCGATACCTCGAGATCCAGGCCGGCGTCTGCACGACCCAGCTCGAGCACGACCTCCTTGACGGTCACGCGAGCAGGACGTGGACCGAGGCCTTCGTTCCACTCGCTCTCGACCCCTCCGTGGTCTCGGGGGACTACACAACGGCGGCGTATGCCGCCCGGCTGGCTGTCCATGACGCTGCACCTCCAGCGTGGCTGGCTGACCAGCACAGTCAGTGGCTGCGCGACGTCGCCGACGTGACTCCGACCCAGCTGATCCACGTCGGATCCGGTTGGGGGCAGGCGGAACTCGCACTCCGAGGGGCGGCCGCACTCCCGGGCACACCCTTCCCGGAGGTCGACGACGAGAGCCTGCCGTTCGTCCGCTTCGCTTCGTCGCCAGCAGACGGGCGAGATGGACCCGAGGTGTTCGACGACATGTCGTCAGAGCGCCCGACCCTGCCGGTGGTCTCGGACCGATGGCTGGCGCGATTCGAGGAGTGTGAAGCGCGAGCGACGGGCTGGTGGGTGCCGTATACGTTGGCGACCGCACGTCACCTGAGAGGTGACCTCGAAGGTGCGCGCACGGCATACGCGCGAAGTGTTGAACGTCAACCCACCGCGGTGGCGTTGCGTGGGTTGGCGCTGATCTCAGGCGACTCCGGCGAACGTGCCGAGCTGTATGCGCGAGCGCTGGCGCTCACTCCGGAGGATCGCCGCCTGGCTGTCGAGTGGCTTGTCGTGCTGCGTGATGGCGGTCAGCCGCAGGACGTGGTGACTGCGGTCGCCGCCCTGCCCGAGGCCGTGCGGACCCACGGCCGCGTCCAGCTCCATCTGGCGCAGGCTCTGGCCATGCTGGGTGACGATGGCGCGGCCTTGGACATCCTCGAGGACCTTGAGGTGCCCGACCTCGCCGAGGGCGACCAGGCGCTGTCCGACCTGTTCTCCCGACTGCGTCCCGGTGAGCCGATTCCTGCGCGACTGGACTTCCGCATGACGCCGGAGGAGGGGCCCGAGTAG
- a CDS encoding alpha/beta fold hydrolase — MPTATPSLTRFDAPARPNAVILMLHGGKPNSHAEVDGRSASWQRSAWMARSIADRAHEGGASVWLLRYRERGWNGGRERAADAQWALDQVRDTHGDVPVILLGHSMGARVAVQVADDASVAGVVGLAPWWSSTDPVRTLVGKTLIAAHGRRDRITSIAQTRHFVERARPVAAHAELVDMGLLGHYMLGSADRWNDVAIESSLRILTPA; from the coding sequence GTGCCCACCGCAACACCCTCACTGACCCGTTTCGACGCGCCCGCACGCCCGAACGCGGTCATCCTCATGCTTCATGGCGGCAAGCCGAACTCGCACGCCGAGGTCGACGGCCGAAGTGCGTCGTGGCAGCGCTCTGCATGGATGGCGCGCTCCATCGCCGACCGCGCCCACGAGGGTGGTGCGAGCGTGTGGCTGCTGCGATACCGCGAGCGCGGCTGGAACGGCGGGCGCGAACGCGCGGCCGACGCCCAGTGGGCGCTCGACCAGGTGCGCGACACCCACGGCGACGTCCCCGTGATCCTGCTCGGCCACTCGATGGGTGCCCGCGTCGCCGTCCAGGTCGCCGACGACGCGTCCGTTGCGGGAGTGGTCGGCCTGGCCCCGTGGTGGTCCAGCACCGACCCGGTGCGAACGCTCGTCGGCAAAACCCTCATCGCCGCCCACGGTCGCCGGGACCGGATCACATCGATCGCCCAGACCCGACACTTCGTCGAGCGCGCCCGGCCGGTCGCTGCTCACGCGGAGCTGGTGGACATGGGCCTGCTCGGCCACTACATGCTCGGCTCTGCGGACCGCTGGAACGATGTGGCCATCGAGTCTTCGCTCCGCATCCTCACCCCCGCCTGA
- a CDS encoding enoyl-CoA hydratase-related protein translates to MTELVHLSIDDAVATITLDSPQNRNALSRQLVAELTAHLETADVDPEVRVIRLRSAHRVFCAGADLSEASKGQSGATAALVAMLRRIVTADTPVVVELAGPVVAGGLGIVGAADIVIAADDVTVQLTEVRLGLAPAVISLTLLPRLTSRAASELFLSGRRITAAEAAAAGFITRVVAPEGVSAEVDTVVADLARGTTQGLRETKRLLNKDLLAHIDAQGDEMAELSERLFNSDEAKAAMKAFLKR, encoded by the coding sequence ATGACCGAGCTCGTCCACCTGTCGATTGACGATGCCGTCGCGACGATCACCCTCGACAGTCCGCAGAACCGCAATGCCCTGAGCCGGCAGCTCGTCGCCGAGCTCACGGCCCACCTCGAGACGGCGGACGTCGACCCGGAGGTGCGGGTCATCCGGCTCCGATCGGCCCATCGGGTCTTTTGCGCGGGCGCCGACCTGTCCGAGGCGTCGAAGGGCCAGAGCGGGGCCACCGCTGCCCTCGTCGCCATGCTGCGCCGCATCGTCACGGCCGACACCCCGGTCGTCGTCGAGCTCGCCGGTCCGGTTGTTGCCGGTGGACTCGGCATCGTGGGCGCGGCCGACATCGTCATCGCGGCGGACGACGTCACCGTGCAGCTGACGGAGGTCCGACTGGGGCTCGCCCCGGCCGTCATCTCGTTGACCCTCTTGCCTCGCCTGACCTCGCGGGCGGCGTCCGAGCTCTTCCTGTCAGGTCGACGCATCACGGCTGCTGAGGCTGCCGCGGCTGGCTTCATCACCCGTGTGGTCGCACCCGAGGGTGTGTCGGCGGAGGTCGACACCGTGGTCGCCGACCTCGCGCGCGGCACCACGCAGGGACTGCGCGAGACCAAGCGGCTCCTCAACAAGGACCTGCTCGCCCACATCGACGCCCAGGGCGACGAGATGGCCGAACTCTCCGAGCGCCTCTTCAACAGCGACGAGGCCAAGGCCGCGATGAAGGCCTTCCTCAAGCGCTGA
- a CDS encoding sulfite exporter TauE/SafE family protein has product MKQVHDGATLASVVPPNRRWMAAAGAGAGVGVLGGMIGLGGAEFRLPLLIGMFGFLALQAVIVNKALSLIVVATALPARLVSVPLAELAPHWSIVVNLLAGSLVGAYLGATWATRMATRTLYRVLAVLLVLIAVALLATHLGHVQPADLDGPAQAIAGVLAGAGIGIVAALMGVAGGELLIPAIVLLYGMNIKIAGSLSLAVSLPTMLVAFARYSRDKSFTVLAANKTFVLAMAAGSIIGTVAGGALLGVVPAAVLVPLLALLLLLSARKVWQHG; this is encoded by the coding sequence GTGAAGCAAGTTCACGATGGCGCGACCCTGGCCTCGGTAGTTCCCCCGAACCGACGGTGGATGGCCGCGGCCGGCGCAGGGGCTGGAGTCGGTGTTCTCGGCGGGATGATTGGCCTTGGTGGGGCCGAGTTCCGCCTGCCCTTGTTGATCGGGATGTTCGGCTTCCTGGCCCTACAGGCTGTCATTGTCAACAAGGCACTGAGCCTGATCGTGGTGGCCACCGCCCTGCCGGCCCGGTTGGTGTCGGTTCCACTGGCCGAGCTTGCCCCGCACTGGTCCATCGTGGTGAACCTGTTGGCCGGGAGTCTGGTCGGCGCCTACCTCGGTGCGACCTGGGCCACTCGGATGGCCACCCGCACCCTGTACCGGGTGCTCGCCGTCCTGCTGGTGCTGATCGCCGTGGCCCTGCTGGCAACACACCTCGGACACGTCCAACCCGCCGACCTCGACGGACCAGCTCAAGCCATCGCCGGAGTCCTTGCCGGCGCCGGGATCGGGATCGTCGCCGCGCTCATGGGCGTGGCGGGCGGCGAGCTGCTCATCCCCGCCATCGTGTTGCTCTACGGCATGAACATAAAGATTGCCGGCAGCCTCTCCTTGGCTGTGTCCTTGCCGACGATGCTGGTCGCGTTCGCCCGCTACAGCAGGGACAAGTCGTTCACCGTCCTGGCAGCGAACAAGACCTTCGTACTCGCCATGGCGGCCGGGTCCATCATTGGCACCGTAGCCGGCGGAGCGCTCCTCGGCGTGGTGCCCGCCGCGGTACTCGTCCCACTCCTGGCGTTGCTTCTCCTACTCTCCGCGCGCAAGGTCTGGCAACACGGGTAA